Genomic window (Mesorhizobium sp. M4B.F.Ca.ET.058.02.1.1):
ACTGCCTGCGAACGGCGAGAGGCCAAGCGAAACCAGCAGCCACGAAAGCACGAACAGGAGCAGGGCGGCGCCGACACCGACCACCAGGAAGCGGAACAGGCGCGTCTTCTGGATAAGGTCCGGCAACGCGTCGATCACCGGTTTTCGCCCGCCGGCAGATCACTGGACTGGCCGGCTCTCAACCGCTTGACCGGAATTTCCAGGACGCCGAGCAGGAATGCCGAGAAGAAGGCCTGGAACGAAATCACAATCAGGCTGAGGCCGAGTACGACGATGCGCGGGATTTCGGAATCGTCCAGCGGGCCGAAGCCGAGATTCGCCCAGCGCAGCACGGCATAGGCGCAAAACGAGAAGCCGCCGGCAAAGCAGATGCCGGCATTGGCGGCGAGGCGGTCGGTGGAGATTGTCCTGGTCAGCCAGTCGGAGCCCCGGCTGCGCGGCAGGATGCCGGTGACCTCGGCATAGTAGCGCGAAATGACGCCGAAGGTGATGAGCTGCACGCCAGTGACGATCATGAAGCAGGCGGCGACGAAGGTGTTCAGGTCGAGCGACAGATTGTTGATCACCCTGAGCGGCCCGAACACCAGCAGAGCCGCAAACAGCGTGCCCAGGCCACCTAGCACCATGCCGGGGATGAAGAACATCCAGCGCGGATTGTAGACCAGCAGGAATTTGAGATGCCGCCAGCCGTCGCGCCAGGTCCTGAGATGCGGCGGGCGGCTGCGGCCGTCCGGCTTGAGCGTGGTCGGCACCTCCTCGATACGCAGCCCGGCAAGCGCGCCGCGCACCACCATCTCGCTGGCAAACTCCATGCCGGTGGTCTGCAGATCGAGCTTTCTGATGGCCTCGGCATTGAAGCCGCGCAGGCCGCAGTGGAAATCGCCGGTCGTGATGCGGAAGAACAGGCGGCCGATGAAGCTCAGCACCGGATTGCCGAGGTAGCGATGCAGCGGCGGCATGGCGCCGGCTTCGATGCCGCCCCGGAAACGATTGCCCATGACCAGGTCGGCGCCGTCGCGCAGGCGTGCCACGAACGCGTCCAGCGCGCTGAAATCATAGCTGTCGTCTGCGTCGCCCATGATGATGAAGCGGCCCCTGGCGGCGGTGATGCCGCCAAGAAGGGCAGCGCCGTAGCCCTTTTGCGGCACCGACACGACGCGGGCGCCGATAGCTGTCGCGATGTCCTGGGAGCCGTCGGTGCTGCCATTGTCGGCGATCAGCACCTCGCCGGCTATACCGGCCTTGTTGAGGAAGGCCTTTGCCTTGCCGATGCAAACGGCCAGCGTCTCGGCCTCATTGAGGCATGGCATCAGGATGGTGAGCTCGAGCTGCTTGGTCTGGGCGGCGCGGATTGTTGTGACGGCGTTCATGGTTCTTGTTCCATCAAGGACCGGTCCGGCGTCTGCAGGGCCGGGCTCATTCGAACCACCCTTGCATGGCAAGGCTTAAGAAAACGATGACGCG
Coding sequences:
- a CDS encoding glycosyltransferase; the protein is MNAVTTIRAAQTKQLELTILMPCLNEAETLAVCIGKAKAFLNKAGIAGEVLIADNGSTDGSQDIATAIGARVVSVPQKGYGAALLGGITAARGRFIIMGDADDSYDFSALDAFVARLRDGADLVMGNRFRGGIEAGAMPPLHRYLGNPVLSFIGRLFFRITTGDFHCGLRGFNAEAIRKLDLQTTGMEFASEMVVRGALAGLRIEEVPTTLKPDGRSRPPHLRTWRDGWRHLKFLLVYNPRWMFFIPGMVLGGLGTLFAALLVFGPLRVINNLSLDLNTFVAACFMIVTGVQLITFGVISRYYAEVTGILPRSRGSDWLTRTISTDRLAANAGICFAGGFSFCAYAVLRWANLGFGPLDDSEIPRIVVLGLSLIVISFQAFFSAFLLGVLEIPVKRLRAGQSSDLPAGENR